The sequence caataTTTCTCTTAGAGCTACATGAGTATGAATCCAATTTGGTAAAGTTCTATATttcatcaaaagattttaaattgtCATTGATCTGCAACTCCCAGTTTCCCCCAATATATGGAAGAACAGAggatgcctgataaatcaaaacTCTGAAGTTTTTCTTACTTTGGTCAGATTCAGTAGCCAAGACACAGAAAAAAGATTGTAGGTAAGGGGATCAAATTTGCCTTACAAGATGAACATGATTGAGTTTTGAAGTCAATGAAGCTTCGACTTGCTCCTTAGATACACCCATCTCCCTCTCTGCCTGCTAAAAAGTTTGTGCAGCTATGATTTGCAAAAACTTGGTGTGTCCCCTAAACCTGATCACATCTCCACCAAGTCCAGGTACAATAATTCAGCATAACTGTGTTTCCACATACtgcaacaaaaaacaaaataagagacATGAGAACAAATCATATACATCACCAACAATAGCAAATATCTGAAAGTCATTAGGGGGAAAGAGAAAAGATGTAACCTTACCTAAATAGATGAAAGACGAGAAGATAAGATTCAACATAGCAATCCCAGTGCCTCGACTCGACGATGATCTGCATCAAATAAAGAAGATATCTTTAgcttatatacataaaaaaaaaatctaacataaGCTAAAGATAAGAAGAACCTTACCTAAATACAGATGATACAGATGATAAACGAAGATCCAACACAGCAATTCAGGTGCATcgacgatctgcatcaaaggGAGATTGAGATGTTAATTCACTTATATAGAGGGTTCATTACTACAGTATCCAGAATCTGGCTTAAAACAATTCATGGAGACACAAAAATGTCAGCAGCggattcttcttttccttgACTAAAAGTATAGAACGAAAGGAGATTGTACCTTTTAACTCTAACTTTGTAATGTCACACTGAATGAAATCTATCTCCACCtgcaaaactaaaaatttatagCAACCGTATTGCTACAACCAAAAAGGAAGACTCATTTACATAAAGAAGaacttcaaaaagaaaaaacctcaAGCTCCTCTGCATTTAGTGTTGCTGTTTCAAGAGACTGAGGATCGATATCAAATCCAATCACagacctgtttttttttaagcacCAAACCGATAAATAACCACAAAGGATGAATAACTAGATGCATTGATGAGAGAAAAGATGAATAATAACTCACGCTGAATCTAGAAGAGCAGCAGCAACACTTAAAGTACCACAACCACATCCAAAATCCGGAACGACCTTATCAGTGATGTCTCCATATGAATTCTCTGCCTAAACAAGGATACAGATTCAACACACACTTCAG comes from Camelina sativa cultivar DH55 chromosome 19, Cs, whole genome shotgun sequence and encodes:
- the LOC104765292 gene encoding methyltransferase-like protein 5 isoform X1 — encoded protein: MMNTLEKEISPRRLLLRSSLRPMEKAVEYKRALTAAKLEKAENSYGDITDKVVPDFGCGCGTLSVAAALLDSASVIGFDIDPQSLETATLNAEELEVEIDFIQCDITKLELKDSGYCSNEPSI
- the LOC104765292 gene encoding methyltransferase-like protein 5 isoform X2 — protein: MMNTLEKEISPRRLLLRSSLRPMEKAVEYKRALTAAKLEKAENSYGDITDKVVPDFGCGCGTLSVAAALLDSASVIGFDIDPQSLETATLNAEELEIVDAPELLCWIFVYHLYHLYLDHRRVEALGLLC